In Gossypium hirsutum isolate 1008001.06 chromosome D06, Gossypium_hirsutum_v2.1, whole genome shotgun sequence, one genomic interval encodes:
- the LOC107901824 gene encoding uncharacterized protein, producing MALRWFLHSACHVLGYLHESDDMQYCKNMASEQSGGVTQSSKVSSNAELTVVKAKMHPGSGFQMPLHYPRYAKADYEKMEEWKVDMLLREYGLSLEGNLSLDMRAYAMGTFLWPHQY from the coding sequence ATGGCTCTGAGATGGTTTCTGCATTCAGCATGTCATGTTCTGGGGTACCTACATGAGTCTGATGACATGCAGTACTGCAAGAACATGGCAAGTGAACAAAGTGGAGGAGTGACTCAGAGCTCAAAGGTGTCCTCCAACGCTGAGCTGACGGTGGTTAAAGCGAAAATGCATCCGGGTTCGGGGTTTCAGATGCCGCTGCACTATCCTCGTTACGCGAAAGCGGATTACGAGAAAATGGAGGAGTGGAAAGTGGACATGCTTCTCAGGGAATATGGACTAAGTTTGGAGGGCAACCTCAGCCTTGATATGAGAGCATATGCAATGGGCACATTCTTGTGGCCTCATCAGTATTGA
- the LOC107900145 gene encoding uncharacterized protein translates to MDEREEHAEKKVEAVGKYHFLRNTLQIVVWVSFLSIFLCHSSGMAYSLFPHSFNVYFSTFLFSFFTHTVERKYMFIICNGILAFVAKSSVCSRSESDNNGSLALQISTPPTQTKPSVTDDVGAAEYDQHVPLDVAEAEETEDAYENEAEEQAEHETESLVKEEEESEGSVIVEDADGEGYKEREKGWWGKQEERVGGVGAKEELPISMSTEELNRKIEEFIRKMKEEIRIEAQQQMVPSN, encoded by the coding sequence ATGGATGAAAGGGAGGAGCATGCGGAAAAGAAGGTTGAAGCTGTAGGCAAATACCACTTCCTTAGAAACACATTGCAGATTGTTGTATGGGTTTCTTTTTTATCGATTTTCCTTTGCCATTCTTCAGGCATGGCCTACTCTTTGTTTCCTCATTCCTTCAATGTTTATTTCTCCACTTTCCTTTTCTCCTTCTTCACCCACACAGTTGAGAGGAAGTACATGTTCATCATTTGCAACGGAATACTAGCATTCGTCGCCAAAAGCTCCGTGTGTAGCCGCTCAGAGTCTGATAATAATGGCTCCCTGGCCTTGCAGATATCCACCCCACCAACCCAAACGAAACCTTCAGTCACCGATGATGTGGGTGCTGCTGAATATGACCAACATGTACCTCTGGACGTAGCTGAAGCAGAAGAAACAGAAGATGCTTATGAAAATGAAGCTGAAGAGCAAGCAGAACATGAAACCGAGTCTTTggttaaagaagaagaagaaagtgaagGTTCAGTGATAGTGGAAGATGCGGATGGTGAGGGatacaaagaaagagaaaaagggtGGTGGGGGAAACAAGAAGAGCGAGTAGGAGGTGTAGGAGCAAAGGAAGAGTTGCCAATAAGCATGAGCACGGAGGAGTTGAACAGAAAAATTGAAGAGTTCATAaggaaaatgaaagaagaaaTCAGGATTGAAGCCCAACAACAAATGGTTCcatctaattaa